In a single window of the Mesorhizobium shangrilense genome:
- the trxA gene encoding thioredoxin gives MAPEDNPYRTAGGGYSTKLDFGGDAAPANAAGNLIKDTTTAGFAADVIQESKRQPVLVDFWAPWCGPCKQLTPVIEKAVNAAGGRVKLVKMNIDDHPAIAGQLGIQSIPAVIAFKDGQPVDGFMGAVPETQINAFIDRIAGKGAPGGQLADALAAAAEAKQAGDLQTAADIYSAVLEQAPDNVEAIAALAELLFDAGDTAAAEELLGGAPDDAKAQQALAGIRSKISLAAEAANVDDDAAAIERRLAENPKDHDARFDLAMIQNAKGERTAAADNLLEIVKADRTWRDDGARAQLLKFFEAWGMADDATLAARRKLSSLLFS, from the coding sequence ATGGCCCCCGAAGACAATCCCTATCGCACCGCCGGCGGCGGCTACTCCACGAAACTCGACTTCGGCGGCGACGCCGCGCCGGCAAACGCCGCCGGCAACCTGATCAAGGACACGACAACGGCCGGCTTTGCCGCCGACGTCATCCAGGAATCGAAGCGGCAGCCTGTCCTCGTCGACTTCTGGGCGCCCTGGTGCGGCCCCTGCAAGCAGCTGACGCCGGTCATCGAGAAGGCGGTCAACGCCGCCGGCGGCCGCGTAAAACTGGTCAAGATGAACATCGACGACCATCCGGCTATCGCCGGTCAGCTGGGCATCCAGTCGATTCCGGCGGTCATCGCATTCAAGGACGGGCAGCCGGTGGACGGCTTCATGGGCGCCGTCCCCGAAACGCAGATCAATGCCTTCATCGACCGCATCGCCGGCAAGGGCGCGCCGGGCGGCCAGCTGGCCGATGCGCTTGCGGCAGCCGCCGAGGCAAAGCAGGCGGGCGACCTGCAGACCGCCGCCGACATTTACAGCGCCGTGCTGGAGCAGGCGCCCGACAATGTCGAGGCGATCGCCGCCCTGGCCGAGCTCCTGTTCGACGCGGGCGACACCGCGGCCGCCGAGGAGCTGCTCGGCGGCGCGCCCGACGACGCGAAGGCCCAGCAGGCACTGGCCGGCATCCGCTCGAAGATCTCGCTGGCGGCAGAAGCCGCGAATGTCGACGACGACGCTGCGGCGATCGAGCGCCGGCTCGCCGAGAACCCGAAGGACCACGACGCGCGCTTCGACCTGGCGATGATCCAGAACGCGAAGGGCGAGCGGACGGCAGCCGCCGACAACCTGCTCGAGATCGTCAAGGCGGACCGCACCTGGCGCGACGACGGCGCGCGCGCGCAACTGCTTAAATTCTTCGAGGCATGGGGCATGGCCGACGATGCCACCCTGGCAGCGCGGCGCAAGCTTTCGTCGCTTCTGTTCTCCTGA
- a CDS encoding prolyl-tRNA synthetase associated domain-containing protein — protein MPASPDQLFDYLRGLGIETTTVSHAPLFTVADSQALRGEIAGGHTKNLFLKDKKDNYFLLTIEEETAVDLKSIHSVIGAASRVSFGKPEALLELLGVTPGAVTLFGLLNDTDAKVRFFIDEQLLEHDVVNAHPLVNDATTSIRSSDVPAFVAATGHEMQVLKTGS, from the coding sequence ATGCCCGCCAGCCCAGACCAACTCTTCGACTATCTTCGCGGCCTCGGCATCGAGACGACCACCGTCTCCCACGCGCCCCTTTTCACGGTCGCCGATTCGCAGGCGCTGCGCGGGGAGATCGCCGGCGGCCACACCAAGAACCTGTTCCTGAAGGATAAGAAGGACAATTATTTCCTTCTCACCATCGAAGAGGAGACGGCGGTCGACCTGAAGTCGATCCACTCCGTCATCGGCGCCGCGAGCCGCGTCTCCTTCGGCAAGCCGGAGGCGCTGCTGGAGCTGCTTGGCGTCACGCCCGGAGCGGTGACCCTGTTCGGCCTGCTCAACGACACCGACGCCAAGGTCCGGTTCTTCATCGACGAGCAGTTGCTCGAACATGACGTCGTCAACGCGCATCCGCTCGTCAACGACGCCACCACATCGATCCGGAGCAGCGACGTGCCGGCATTCGTCGCGGCCACCGGACATGAGATGCAAGTCTTGAAAACTGGCAGCTGA
- a CDS encoding DUF1737 domain-containing protein: MKLYRFLTGPDDATFCHKVTAALNQGWHLFGSPTYGFDAEAKAMRCGQAVVKDIEGKDYEPGMKLSEQ, from the coding sequence ATGAAACTCTACCGCTTCCTGACCGGCCCGGACGACGCCACCTTCTGCCACAAGGTGACCGCGGCGCTGAACCAGGGCTGGCACCTGTTCGGCTCGCCGACCTATGGCTTCGACGCCGAGGCGAAGGCGATGCGATGCGGGCAGGCCGTGGTGAAGGACATTGAGGGCAAGGACTACGAGCCGGGGATGAAGCTCTCGGAGCAGTGA
- a CDS encoding ImuA family protein: protein MANLAAAQELICTLRRKIAKIEGVLPEPLASPAKPGEETIVLRRQGRPEKPRVLTGAGRFDAALDGLPSAGLVELHGTVTRDSGAVAGFGLALAGLAAGHCGLPLIWIATSEIFREAGRPYAPGLAERFGILPDRLLIAEAEKLADVLWIAEEAASLGSLAAILLEIRGNPRGLDLTATRRLHRRALAAGCPLFLLRQGASAEPTAAPVRLSVAPAASGLRHTLAGPLQGSIGPPAFRVAIDKSRIPVPSPFTLEWNRDTRAFEERDHDLAAKNIVAVAAASPDRADPAPPLRPLLAFPGAARHPAPGGQPPRGQRPEDRVPRRAG, encoded by the coding sequence ATGGCGAACCTCGCCGCGGCGCAGGAACTCATTTGCACCCTGCGTCGTAAAATCGCGAAGATCGAGGGCGTCCTGCCGGAGCCCCTGGCTTCCCCTGCGAAGCCGGGCGAGGAAACGATCGTATTGCGCCGGCAGGGCAGGCCGGAGAAGCCGAGGGTTCTGACCGGCGCCGGCCGTTTCGACGCCGCGCTGGACGGGCTTCCGTCTGCCGGGCTGGTCGAACTGCACGGGACTGTGACCCGGGATTCGGGCGCGGTGGCCGGCTTCGGCCTGGCGCTGGCCGGCCTGGCGGCAGGGCATTGCGGCCTTCCGCTGATCTGGATCGCCACCTCGGAAATCTTCCGGGAGGCCGGGCGGCCCTATGCGCCGGGGCTCGCCGAGCGGTTCGGCATCCTGCCCGACCGCCTCCTCATCGCCGAGGCCGAGAAACTCGCCGACGTGCTGTGGATCGCAGAGGAGGCGGCGAGCCTCGGCTCGCTCGCGGCCATCCTGCTGGAGATCCGCGGCAACCCCCGCGGCCTCGATCTCACCGCGACGCGGCGGCTGCACCGCCGGGCGCTTGCCGCCGGATGCCCGCTCTTCCTGCTGCGCCAGGGGGCGAGCGCGGAGCCGACCGCCGCTCCGGTCCGGCTTTCGGTCGCTCCTGCCGCCTCCGGCCTGCGCCACACGCTTGCCGGCCCGCTGCAGGGCTCCATCGGCCCGCCTGCCTTCCGGGTCGCCATCGACAAGAGCCGAATCCCCGTCCCGAGCCCTTTCACCTTGGAATGGAACCGCGACACCCGCGCCTTCGAGGAGAGAGACCATGACCTTGCCGCAAAGAATATTGTCGCTGTGGCTGCCGCTTCTCCCGACAGAGCGGATCCTGCGCCACCGCTTCGGCCGCTCCTGGCGTTCCCGGGTGCTGCAAGACACCCCGCCCCTGGTGGTCAGCCACCGCGAGGACAACGCCCAGAGGATCGCGTCCCTCGACGCGCAGGCTAG
- a CDS encoding Y-family DNA polymerase has protein sequence MVSHREDNAQRIASLDAQASALRLKPGMGIAEARAMHPAIEVVEADPEADRRLLESLADWCDRYTPLVALDGADGLLLDITGCAHLFGGERALLDDLLTRLFHQGFEARAGLASTPGAAWAAARYAGSRIVAPGEEAELIAPLPLASLRLEPAVCAGLESVGLRTAGAVMKTPRAPLVRRFGKSVTLRLDQATGNVEEAISPRLPVPALSVERQLAEPIGLMEDIEALLLLLAATLRSDLERRGEGAQRLQLLLFRVDGAVSRIAVGTSRPLRDPSLIGRLFHERLTALQDDVDAGCGFDLVRLSALVVARLEAVQTDLAGAAVGEEDGAAFFADRIRARLGREALLRSTPVESHIPERAVELTSFADAFARSASQAGASSFPERPIRLLREPDPIEMISEADLTFRWRRSIYSAVRREGPERIAPEWWKDEDGTPVRDYFRVEDEKGHRYWLFREQPQARAGGPARWFMHGLFA, from the coding sequence GTGGTCAGCCACCGCGAGGACAACGCCCAGAGGATCGCGTCCCTCGACGCGCAGGCTAGCGCGCTCAGGCTGAAGCCCGGCATGGGCATCGCAGAGGCCCGCGCGATGCATCCCGCGATCGAGGTGGTGGAGGCCGACCCCGAGGCCGACCGCCGGCTGCTCGAGAGCCTTGCCGACTGGTGCGACCGCTACACGCCGCTGGTCGCCCTCGACGGCGCTGACGGCCTTCTCCTCGACATCACCGGTTGCGCCCATCTCTTCGGCGGCGAGCGCGCCTTGCTCGACGATCTCTTGACGCGCCTCTTCCATCAGGGCTTCGAGGCGCGCGCCGGGCTGGCGTCGACGCCGGGGGCTGCCTGGGCGGCGGCGCGGTATGCGGGCAGCCGGATCGTGGCTCCCGGCGAGGAGGCCGAGTTGATCGCGCCGCTGCCGCTCGCCTCGCTGCGGCTCGAACCGGCCGTCTGCGCCGGCCTCGAAAGCGTCGGGCTGCGCACGGCGGGCGCCGTCATGAAGACGCCGCGCGCGCCGCTCGTCCGGCGCTTCGGCAAGAGCGTGACGCTGCGGCTCGACCAGGCGACGGGCAACGTCGAGGAGGCCATCTCGCCGCGGCTGCCGGTGCCGGCCCTGTCCGTCGAGCGCCAGCTCGCCGAGCCGATCGGCCTGATGGAGGACATAGAGGCCCTGCTCTTGCTGCTCGCCGCCACGCTCAGGAGCGATCTCGAGCGGCGGGGCGAGGGTGCCCAGCGGCTGCAGCTCCTGCTCTTCCGCGTCGACGGCGCGGTCAGCCGGATCGCCGTCGGGACTTCGCGGCCGCTGCGCGATCCGTCCCTCATCGGAAGGCTGTTCCATGAGCGGCTGACGGCCCTGCAGGACGATGTGGATGCCGGTTGCGGCTTCGACCTGGTCCGGCTCTCGGCCCTGGTCGTCGCCCGGCTCGAAGCCGTGCAGACCGACCTCGCAGGCGCCGCCGTGGGAGAGGAGGACGGCGCCGCATTCTTCGCCGACCGCATCCGGGCGCGCCTGGGCAGGGAAGCACTGCTGCGATCGACGCCGGTCGAGAGCCACATCCCGGAGCGTGCGGTCGAGCTCACCTCGTTTGCCGACGCCTTCGCCAGGAGCGCGTCGCAGGCAGGGGCGTCATCCTTTCCGGAGCGCCCGATCCGACTGCTTCGCGAGCCGGATCCGATCGAGATGATCTCGGAGGCCGACCTGACCTTCCGCTGGCGGCGGAGCATCTACAGCGCGGTGCGCAGGGAGGGCCCGGAACGGATCGCGCCCGAATGGTGGAAGGACGAGGACGGCACGCCTGTCCGCGACTATTTCAGGGTCGAGGACGAGAAGGGCCATCGCTACTGGCTGTTCCGCGAGCAGCCGCAGGCGCGGGCCGGCGGTCCGGCGCGATGGTTCATGCACGGGCTGTTCGCATGA
- a CDS encoding phosphotransferase family protein: protein MTTEFDIDRLDAFLAGQFGRAELRIERIGGGQSNPTFFVDHGAQRMVLRKKPAGHILQGAHAVEREYRVLKALEATDVPVPKTVLLCEDDGIVGTPFYLMERVEGRVFHDCALRDVAPGERRGIYLAMADAMARLHAVRPDAIGLADYGRPGNYFERQIARWSRQYDESPGQRIPALDRVIAWLRANQPVDDGRLAIAHGDFRLGNMLFHPTEPKVVAILDWELSTLGHPLADLGFCCMPWHSAPDEYGGILGLDRAALMLPDEAEFVARYYASAIPTPPLTPFHVAFALFRFAVIFVGIADRAMAGNAAEDAGKLGGLADRFADRAEDVVARCDRP from the coding sequence ATGACCACCGAATTCGACATCGATCGCCTCGACGCGTTCCTCGCCGGACAGTTCGGCCGGGCGGAGCTCCGCATCGAGCGTATCGGCGGCGGGCAGTCCAATCCCACCTTCTTCGTCGATCACGGGGCGCAGCGCATGGTACTGCGCAAGAAGCCGGCCGGCCACATCTTGCAAGGCGCCCATGCAGTGGAGCGCGAGTACCGCGTGCTGAAGGCGCTAGAGGCGACCGATGTGCCGGTTCCGAAGACCGTGTTGCTGTGCGAGGACGACGGGATCGTCGGCACGCCGTTCTATCTGATGGAGCGGGTGGAGGGCCGGGTCTTCCACGACTGTGCGCTGCGTGACGTTGCGCCAGGCGAGCGCCGCGGCATCTACCTTGCGATGGCCGACGCCATGGCCAGGCTGCACGCTGTCCGCCCCGATGCGATCGGCCTCGCCGACTACGGGCGTCCCGGCAACTATTTCGAGCGGCAGATCGCCCGCTGGTCGCGGCAATATGACGAGTCGCCCGGCCAGCGCATCCCGGCGCTCGACCGCGTCATCGCGTGGCTGCGGGCCAACCAGCCCGTGGACGATGGCCGCTTGGCGATCGCGCATGGCGATTTCCGACTCGGCAACATGCTCTTTCACCCGACCGAGCCGAAGGTCGTCGCGATCCTCGACTGGGAGCTCTCGACGCTCGGTCACCCGCTCGCCGATCTCGGCTTCTGCTGCATGCCCTGGCACTCCGCACCCGACGAGTATGGCGGCATACTGGGCCTCGACCGCGCGGCGCTCATGCTCCCCGACGAGGCGGAGTTCGTCGCCCGATATTATGCGTCCGCAATCCCCACGCCGCCGCTGACGCCCTTCCACGTCGCCTTCGCACTCTTCCGCTTCGCCGTCATCTTCGTAGGTATCGCCGACCGCGCAATGGCAGGAAATGCAGCCGAGGATGCCGGCAAGCTTGGAGGTCTGGCCGACCGCTTTGCCGATCGGGCTGAGGATGTGGTCGCGCGCTGCGACCGGCCGTGA
- a CDS encoding metallopeptidase family protein, whose translation MARIYQTRAWHDQLSPSIEEMEFLALEAYAHLPEEFRKLTGEIVIQMAEFPTDEIMDDLALETPFDLLGLFEGRGIAERWTPATGEGPNRVTLYRRAILDYWAENEETLGDIVTHVLIHEIGHHFGLSDEDMERIEEAAE comes from the coding sequence ATGGCCCGCATCTATCAGACCCGCGCCTGGCACGACCAGCTGTCGCCCTCGATCGAGGAGATGGAGTTCCTGGCGCTGGAGGCCTACGCGCACCTGCCGGAGGAATTCCGCAAGCTCACCGGCGAGATCGTCATCCAGATGGCCGAGTTCCCGACCGACGAGATCATGGACGACCTGGCGCTGGAGACGCCGTTCGACCTGCTCGGCCTGTTCGAGGGCCGCGGCATCGCCGAGCGCTGGACCCCCGCGACCGGCGAGGGGCCGAACCGCGTCACCCTCTACCGCCGCGCCATCCTCGACTACTGGGCCGAGAACGAGGAGACCCTGGGCGACATCGTCACCCACGTGCTGATCCACGAGATCGGCCACCACTTCGGCCTCTCCGACGAGGACATGGAGCGCATCGAGGAAGCGGCGGAATAG
- a CDS encoding Trm112 family protein: MDSSHTSPKIDAKFLELLACPLTKGPLVWDPERSELVSRLAKLAYPVRDGIPIMLPSEARTIDPDEKK, encoded by the coding sequence ATGGACTCGTCCCACACCTCTCCGAAGATCGACGCCAAGTTCCTGGAGCTTCTCGCCTGCCCGCTGACCAAGGGTCCGCTGGTCTGGGATCCCGAGCGGTCGGAACTGGTGTCGCGGCTGGCCAAGCTCGCCTATCCGGTCCGGGACGGCATCCCCATCATGCTGCCTTCCGAGGCGCGCACGATCGATCCAGACGAGAAGAAGTAA
- a CDS encoding LON peptidase substrate-binding domain-containing protein: MQAGNASYRTIRDLPDMVPVFPLSGALLLPGGRMPLNIFEPRYLQMVDDCLRGRRLIGMIQPRLDGALRADGEPELSEVGCLGRITSFAETGDGRYLISLHGVSRFRIRSEIAMQEPYRTASILHFAADLTEEAGGDIDRTGLLRAFRAYLDANQLEADWGSVSRAENATLVNALSMMAPYGPAEKQALLEAPDLKARAETLIAITEMALARDSEMPGGTLQ; this comes from the coding sequence GTGCAAGCTGGCAACGCATCCTACAGAACGATCCGCGATCTCCCGGACATGGTTCCGGTATTCCCGCTCTCAGGCGCGCTGCTGCTGCCCGGGGGGCGAATGCCGCTCAACATCTTCGAACCGCGCTACCTGCAGATGGTGGACGATTGCCTGCGGGGCCGGCGGCTGATCGGCATGATCCAGCCGCGGCTTGACGGGGCGCTGCGCGCCGACGGCGAGCCGGAGCTCTCCGAGGTCGGATGCCTTGGCCGCATCACCTCCTTCGCCGAAACGGGCGACGGGCGCTACCTTATCTCGTTGCATGGTGTTTCCCGGTTCCGGATCAGGTCCGAGATCGCGATGCAGGAGCCCTATCGCACTGCGTCCATCCTGCATTTCGCGGCCGATCTCACCGAGGAAGCCGGTGGCGACATCGACCGCACCGGCTTGCTGAGGGCATTCCGCGCCTATCTGGACGCCAATCAGCTCGAGGCCGACTGGGGAAGCGTCAGCCGTGCGGAGAACGCCACGCTGGTCAATGCGCTGTCGATGATGGCGCCCTATGGCCCGGCGGAGAAGCAGGCGCTGCTGGAGGCGCCCGACCTGAAGGCACGGGCCGAGACGCTGATCGCGATCACCGAAATGGCGCTGGCGCGCGACTCTGAAATGCCCGGCGGCACGTTGCAATGA
- a CDS encoding ATP-binding cassette domain-containing protein, producing the protein MSLVEHAPDADYRHIVRLEGVQKFFGAIQALRDIDFFVGRNETVGLIGDNGAGKSTLIKVLTGVLTPTAGRIFVRDREIDLSDYSVRMAHDLSIETVYQDKSLAEKQPLWRNFFVGRQITNRFGFIDIRREKEIAEQILKHAIGFRGVGITVESTVANLSGGERQGIAIGRAMHYNADLIVLDEPTAALAVAEVRKVLDFVRRIKSSGRACIYIEHNLAHVHEVADRLVILDRGAIVAQIEPKDMSVMELTEFLIQLQHKA; encoded by the coding sequence ATGAGCTTGGTCGAACACGCGCCAGACGCGGACTACCGGCACATCGTGCGGCTCGAGGGCGTTCAGAAATTCTTCGGCGCGATCCAGGCGCTCCGCGACATCGACTTCTTCGTCGGCAGGAACGAGACCGTCGGGCTGATCGGCGACAACGGCGCCGGGAAATCCACCCTGATCAAGGTGCTGACCGGCGTTCTGACGCCCACCGCAGGGCGCATCTTCGTGCGCGACCGGGAGATCGACCTCTCCGACTATTCCGTGCGCATGGCGCACGACCTGTCGATCGAGACCGTCTACCAGGACAAGTCGCTGGCAGAGAAGCAGCCGCTATGGCGGAACTTCTTCGTCGGACGCCAGATTACGAACCGCTTCGGCTTCATCGACATCCGCCGCGAGAAGGAGATCGCAGAGCAGATCCTGAAGCACGCCATCGGCTTTCGTGGCGTCGGCATCACCGTCGAATCCACCGTCGCCAACCTCTCCGGCGGCGAACGGCAAGGCATCGCCATCGGCCGGGCCATGCACTACAACGCCGACCTCATCGTGCTCGATGAACCGACTGCGGCACTGGCCGTCGCCGAAGTGCGCAAGGTTCTCGATTTCGTGCGGCGCATCAAATCATCCGGCCGCGCCTGCATCTATATCGAGCACAATCTCGCCCATGTTCACGAAGTGGCCGATCGGCTGGTGATCCTGGATCGCGGCGCGATCGTCGCCCAGATCGAGCCCAAGGACATGTCGGTCATGGAACTGACCGAGTTCCTGATCCAACTGCAGCACAAGGCGTGA
- a CDS encoding error-prone DNA polymerase, with product MTPSTLPRYVEFGVQSNFSFLRGASKPEELAVAACMLGHAGMGLADRNTVAGVVRAWNQSKHIKLADQAEPVALPYHPGCRLVFCDGTPDVLAYPQDRKGWGHLCRLLTQANLREESEKGDTRLYREDLLQWGDSISLAVLAGSMGTTPADTAFLQEIKDRFGGAVWLAVAPAFNGHDAFRLEQAAATASALDIPLMAVNDVLYHSPERRPLQDVLTAIRLNVPVAAAGLELGRNAERHLKAPMEMARLFRGHPAALTETIRFAETLAFSLGELSHNYPDEPTRDGATAQQELERLTWEGSAIRWPGGIAQKHRATIEKELALVGKLGYAGYFLTVHDIVRHAREELGVLCQGRGSAANSLICYCLRITDIGPERMDTLFERFISEERGEPPDIDVDFEHDRREEVIQYIYEKYNDRHTSLAAAVITYRSRSAMREVAKAMGLSDDTIDALASNTWRWTDSDLGATEASGAGLDMGESLTRHLFANVNGILGFPRHLSQHVGGFVITRDRLDEIVPIMKTAMPERKMIEWDKDDLDAVGLFKVDILALGMLSCLRRCLDLLERNYPIRDQHGRPLTLATLPAEQEDVYDMICRADTIGVFQIESRAQMSMLPRLRPREFYDLVIEVAIVRPGPIQGDMVHPYLRRREKKERPEYVKPELEAVLRRTLGVPLFQEQAMKIAIIAAGFQPAKADKLRRAMATFRRVGTINTLRDEFIEGMVRNGYPRDFAVRCFKQIEGFGEYGFPESHAASFALLVYASCWFKTYYPDVFCAAILNSQPMGFYAPAQLVRDARDHGVEIRPVDVNESCWDCTLEGSAFEPARISPQHSGMRGVIRSRHAVRLGLRQIKGIGEDDANALVDARDGGGPYASVRDVWLRSGLNVGAMERLAQADAFRSMGLDRRAALWAVRALDGRSAAERLPLFENPTLPLRDNEPETKLPVMPLGEHVIHDYRSLSLSLKAHPVSFMRERLRQASVTPNVELGSIPNGRRVTVAGLVLVRQRPGSAKGVIFMTLEDEVSVANIIVWQKTFERFRPVVLGARFVKVSGKLQAASGVIHIVAEHIEDLTPWLSDLSEQAASIETCARADEVKRNGDDPRIRARRRGEGTPGVVPDREEIVRRTSDVMPRGRNFH from the coding sequence ATGACCCCCTCGACGCTTCCCCGCTATGTCGAATTCGGCGTGCAGTCGAATTTCTCCTTCCTGCGCGGCGCCTCGAAGCCGGAGGAGCTGGCCGTGGCCGCCTGCATGCTGGGCCATGCCGGGATGGGGCTTGCCGACCGCAACACGGTCGCCGGCGTCGTGCGCGCCTGGAACCAGTCGAAGCACATCAAGCTTGCCGACCAGGCCGAGCCCGTCGCGCTCCCCTATCATCCGGGCTGCCGGCTGGTCTTTTGCGACGGCACGCCGGACGTTCTGGCCTATCCGCAGGACCGGAAGGGGTGGGGGCATCTGTGCCGGCTGCTGACGCAGGCAAACCTGCGCGAGGAGAGCGAGAAGGGAGATACGCGTCTCTACCGGGAGGACCTCCTGCAATGGGGCGACAGCATCTCGCTTGCCGTGCTTGCCGGAAGCATGGGCACGACCCCCGCCGACACGGCGTTCCTGCAGGAGATCAAGGACCGCTTCGGTGGCGCCGTATGGCTGGCGGTGGCGCCGGCGTTCAACGGCCACGATGCATTCCGCCTCGAGCAGGCCGCGGCGACGGCGAGCGCCCTCGACATCCCGCTGATGGCGGTCAACGACGTCCTCTACCATTCTCCGGAGCGGCGACCCCTCCAGGACGTGCTGACGGCGATCCGCCTCAACGTGCCCGTCGCCGCCGCCGGGCTGGAGCTCGGCCGCAACGCGGAACGTCACCTGAAGGCGCCGATGGAGATGGCGCGGCTCTTCCGCGGTCATCCCGCGGCGCTGACAGAGACCATCCGGTTTGCCGAGACGCTCGCCTTCTCACTCGGCGAGCTGTCGCACAACTACCCCGACGAGCCGACGCGCGACGGCGCCACCGCCCAGCAGGAGCTGGAGCGGCTCACATGGGAGGGGTCTGCCATTCGCTGGCCGGGCGGCATCGCACAGAAGCACAGAGCCACCATCGAGAAGGAATTGGCTCTGGTCGGAAAACTCGGCTACGCCGGCTACTTCCTCACCGTCCACGACATCGTGCGGCACGCCCGCGAGGAACTGGGCGTCCTGTGCCAGGGGCGCGGGTCGGCGGCCAATTCGCTGATCTGCTACTGCCTGCGCATCACCGACATCGGGCCCGAGCGCATGGACACGCTGTTCGAGCGCTTCATCTCCGAGGAGCGCGGCGAGCCGCCGGACATCGACGTCGATTTCGAGCACGACCGGCGCGAGGAGGTCATCCAGTACATCTACGAGAAGTACAACGACCGCCACACCTCCCTGGCGGCGGCCGTCATCACCTATCGCTCGCGCTCGGCCATGCGGGAGGTGGCGAAGGCCATGGGACTGTCCGACGACACGATCGACGCGCTGGCCTCGAACACCTGGCGCTGGACGGACTCCGACCTGGGCGCGACCGAGGCGAGCGGCGCGGGGCTCGACATGGGCGAAAGCCTGACCCGGCACCTGTTCGCCAACGTCAACGGCATCCTGGGCTTCCCGCGCCACCTCTCGCAGCATGTCGGCGGCTTCGTCATCACGCGCGACCGGCTGGACGAGATCGTCCCGATCATGAAGACGGCCATGCCCGAGCGGAAGATGATCGAGTGGGACAAGGACGACCTCGACGCCGTCGGGCTCTTCAAGGTCGACATACTGGCGCTCGGCATGCTGTCCTGCCTGCGCCGCTGCCTCGACCTTCTCGAACGCAACTACCCGATCCGCGACCAGCACGGCCGGCCGCTCACCCTGGCGACCCTGCCGGCGGAGCAGGAGGACGTCTACGACATGATCTGCCGCGCCGACACGATCGGCGTCTTCCAGATCGAGAGCCGCGCGCAGATGTCGATGCTGCCGCGGCTGAGACCGCGGGAATTCTACGACCTGGTCATCGAGGTGGCGATCGTCCGCCCCGGGCCGATCCAGGGCGACATGGTCCATCCCTATCTCAGGCGGCGCGAGAAGAAGGAGCGGCCCGAATATGTGAAGCCCGAACTCGAAGCGGTCCTCCGGAGGACGCTGGGGGTTCCGCTCTTCCAGGAGCAGGCGATGAAGATCGCCATCATCGCCGCCGGCTTCCAGCCCGCGAAGGCCGACAAGCTGCGCCGCGCCATGGCCACCTTCCGGCGCGTCGGCACGATCAACACGCTGCGCGACGAATTCATCGAGGGGATGGTCCGCAACGGCTATCCGCGCGACTTCGCCGTCCGCTGCTTCAAGCAGATCGAGGGCTTCGGCGAGTACGGCTTTCCGGAAAGCCACGCCGCTTCCTTCGCCCTGCTCGTCTATGCCTCCTGCTGGTTCAAGACCTATTATCCGGACGTGTTCTGCGCGGCGATCCTCAATTCGCAGCCGATGGGCTTCTATGCGCCCGCGCAGCTCGTCCGCGACGCGCGGGATCATGGCGTCGAGATCAGGCCGGTCGACGTGAACGAGTCCTGCTGGGATTGCACGCTGGAGGGATCGGCCTTCGAGCCGGCGCGGATCTCTCCCCAGCATTCGGGCATGCGCGGCGTCATCCGCAGCCGCCATGCCGTCCGCCTCGGCCTGCGCCAGATCAAGGGGATCGGCGAGGACGACGCGAACGCCCTGGTGGACGCACGGGATGGCGGCGGCCCCTACGCCTCCGTGCGCGATGTCTGGCTCCGCTCGGGCCTGAACGTCGGCGCCATGGAGCGGCTGGCCCAGGCCGACGCGTTCCGCTCCATGGGCCTCGACCGGCGTGCTGCCCTGTGGGCGGTGCGTGCGCTCGACGGCAGAAGCGCGGCGGAGCGCCTGCCGCTGTTCGAGAACCCGACGCTTCCGCTGCGCGACAACGAGCCGGAGACGAAGCTCCCCGTCATGCCGCTCGGCGAGCACGTCATCCATGACTACCGGTCGCTCAGCCTGTCGCTGAAGGCGCATCCGGTCTCCTTCATGCGCGAGCGCCTGCGCCAGGCGAGCGTGACCCCCAATGTCGAGCTGGGATCGATCCCAAATGGCCGGCGGGTCACGGTCGCCGGCCTCGTGCTCGTGCGCCAGCGGCCGGGCTCGGCGAAGGGCGTCATCTTCATGACGCTCGAGGACGAGGTCTCGGTCGCCAACATCATCGTCTGGCAGAAGACTTTCGAGCGCTTCCGGCCGGTGGTGCTGGGCGCCCGCTTCGTGAAGGTCAGCGGCAAGCTTCAGGCTGCGTCGGGCGTCATCCACATCGTCGCCGAGCACATCGAGGACCTGACGCCCTGGCTCTCGGACCTCTCCGAGCAGGCCGCTTCGATCGAAACCTGCGCACGCGCCGACGAGGTCAAGCGCAACGGCGACGATCCGCGCATCAGGGCGCGCCGGCGTGGCGAGGGGACGCCGGGGGTCGTGCCCGACCGGGAGGAGATCGTGCGCCGAACGAGCGACGTCATGCCCAGGGGGCGCAACTTCCACTGA